In the Agrococcus sp. Marseille-Q4369 genome, one interval contains:
- a CDS encoding HAD-IC family P-type ATPase — protein sequence MNTPARTATRTAVEPDEGPRTLVGEPDRQRLLSTTDAACGLTAAEVAERVADGRVNRLANASSRSLVSILQANLFTLFNLVIAVCTAVLLVLGRWQDALFSFAAISNVLIGVVQEYSAKRKLDDLALLHVARSTVLRDGEEHDVAMEELVQDDILLLRRGDQVPADGVIVETLGLDLDESLLTGESEPQLKHTGDGVLSGSAVSSGSAAVQLTSVGGDSFAAKLTAEARRFSLVHSELRSALNRVVKWISIALVPLIAIVLNGQMQARGGWEAAIASGEWEDAVVLAIAAISASVPQGLILMTSIAFAVAAVKLARSQVLVQELAAVEGLARVDVICLDKTGTLTESDIELLEAAPIDEGGSVADAVPATALERASGAWPLALAWFGHDENANATAAAIRPLLPDPALRPSAVIGFSSARRMSAVAFDEGPVRGTWVLGAPESVLGDDGESPAARRALEIAALGRRALVLGSAAHPISTDEAERLDLPPLAPVAVLAFGEHVRDDAPATLDYFREQGVEVRILSGDHPRTVGAVARQVGMPLEGDAFDARQLPADRDALAAVLAEHHVLGRVTPGQKRGIVEALQAQGRTVAMTGDGVNDALALKTADLGIAMGEGAAATKAVARLVLLDGRFSHLPRVVDEGRQVIANIERVSRIFLTKTTYAFTMALVFGALLMQYPFLPRQLSATDGLTIGIPAFFLALMPAATRYVPGFLFRSLRFTIPSGITIALSVVATTVLGREAGLDERQVQTAAVFTLTVGGLWVLGIACRPFTAVRALIVGVMIAGLVAAVTVPIVRDFFEFQLPPTPIIAWSIAIGLAASALIEVWHRLAPKLPPAIVRTT from the coding sequence GTGAACACGCCCGCGCGCACCGCGACCCGCACCGCCGTTGAGCCCGACGAGGGTCCTCGCACCCTCGTCGGCGAGCCCGATCGCCAGCGGCTGCTCTCGACCACCGACGCCGCGTGTGGGCTCACGGCGGCCGAGGTCGCCGAGCGCGTCGCCGACGGCCGCGTCAACCGGCTCGCGAACGCCTCGAGCCGCTCGCTCGTCTCGATCCTGCAGGCCAACCTCTTCACGCTCTTCAACCTCGTCATCGCCGTCTGCACCGCGGTGCTGCTCGTGCTCGGCCGCTGGCAGGACGCGCTCTTCTCGTTCGCCGCGATCTCGAACGTGCTCATCGGCGTCGTGCAGGAGTACAGCGCCAAGCGAAAACTGGACGACCTCGCGCTGCTCCACGTGGCCCGCAGCACGGTGCTGCGCGACGGCGAGGAGCACGACGTCGCGATGGAGGAGCTCGTGCAGGACGACATCCTGCTGCTGCGCCGCGGCGACCAGGTGCCCGCCGACGGCGTGATCGTCGAGACCTTGGGGCTCGACCTCGACGAGTCGCTCCTGACCGGTGAGTCGGAGCCGCAGCTCAAGCACACGGGCGACGGCGTGCTCTCGGGCTCCGCGGTCTCCTCCGGCTCGGCAGCGGTGCAGCTCACGAGCGTCGGCGGCGACTCGTTCGCCGCGAAGCTCACCGCCGAGGCGCGTCGCTTCTCGCTCGTGCACTCCGAGCTGCGCAGCGCCCTCAACCGGGTCGTCAAGTGGATCTCGATCGCGCTCGTGCCGCTCATCGCGATCGTCCTCAACGGACAGATGCAGGCGCGCGGCGGCTGGGAGGCGGCGATCGCGAGCGGCGAGTGGGAGGACGCCGTCGTCCTCGCGATCGCCGCGATCTCCGCCTCGGTGCCGCAGGGACTCATCCTCATGACGTCGATCGCGTTCGCGGTCGCGGCCGTCAAGCTCGCCCGCAGCCAGGTGCTCGTGCAGGAGCTCGCGGCCGTCGAGGGCCTCGCGCGCGTCGACGTCATCTGCCTCGACAAGACCGGCACGCTCACCGAGAGCGACATCGAGCTGCTCGAGGCGGCGCCGATCGACGAGGGCGGGTCGGTGGCGGATGCGGTCCCGGCGACCGCGCTCGAGCGCGCCTCGGGCGCGTGGCCGCTCGCGCTCGCCTGGTTCGGCCACGACGAGAACGCGAACGCGACCGCTGCCGCGATCCGCCCGCTGCTGCCCGACCCGGCGCTGCGGCCGAGCGCCGTGATCGGCTTCTCCTCCGCGCGCCGCATGAGCGCCGTCGCGTTCGACGAGGGGCCCGTGCGCGGCACGTGGGTGCTCGGCGCCCCGGAGTCGGTGCTCGGCGACGACGGCGAGAGCCCGGCCGCCCGTCGCGCGCTCGAGATCGCCGCGCTCGGCCGCCGAGCCCTCGTGCTCGGCAGCGCGGCGCATCCCATCTCCACCGACGAAGCCGAGCGCCTCGACCTGCCGCCGCTCGCACCCGTCGCGGTGCTCGCGTTCGGCGAGCACGTGCGCGACGACGCGCCCGCGACGCTCGACTACTTCCGCGAGCAGGGGGTCGAGGTGCGCATCCTCTCGGGCGACCACCCGCGCACCGTCGGCGCCGTCGCGCGGCAGGTCGGCATGCCGCTCGAGGGCGACGCGTTCGACGCGCGACAGCTGCCCGCCGACCGGGACGCGCTCGCGGCCGTGCTCGCCGAGCACCACGTGCTCGGCCGCGTGACGCCCGGGCAGAAGCGCGGCATCGTCGAGGCGCTGCAGGCGCAGGGCCGCACGGTCGCGATGACGGGCGACGGCGTGAACGACGCGCTCGCGCTCAAGACCGCCGACCTCGGCATCGCGATGGGGGAGGGCGCTGCGGCGACGAAGGCCGTCGCCCGGCTCGTGCTGCTCGACGGCCGCTTCTCGCACCTGCCGCGCGTCGTCGACGAGGGCCGGCAGGTGATCGCGAACATCGAGCGCGTCTCGCGCATCTTCCTCACGAAGACGACCTACGCCTTCACGATGGCGCTCGTGTTCGGGGCGCTGCTCATGCAGTACCCGTTCCTGCCGCGGCAGCTCTCGGCCACGGACGGCCTCACGATCGGCATCCCCGCCTTCTTCCTCGCGCTCATGCCCGCCGCGACCCGCTACGTGCCCGGCTTCCTCTTCCGCAGCCTCCGCTTCACGATCCCCTCCGGCATCACGATCGCGCTCTCGGTCGTCGCCACGACCGTGCTCGGGCGCGAGGCCGGGCTCGACGAGCGGCAGGTGCAGACCGCCGCGGTCTTCACGCTCACCGTCGGCGGGCTGTGGGTGCTCGGCATCGCCTGCCGGCCGTTCACGGCGGTGCGGGCGCTCATCGTGGGCGTCATGATCGCCGGCCTCGTCGCCGCGGTGACGGTGCCGATCGTGCGCGACTTCTTCGAGTTCCAGCTGCCGCCGACGCCGATCATCGCGTGGTCGATCGCGATCGGCCTCGCGGCGAGCGCGCTCATCGAGGTGTGGCACCGGCTCGCGCCGAAGCTGCCGCCCGCGATCGTGCGCACGACCTAG
- a CDS encoding TIR domain-containing protein has translation MTEESATKRRTYPLSEVFNEAGLPDVTYVPPAEAKQLKGSLATTGKHVTLVGPSGSGKSTVANRALTELKLSASDVHSLSGRSYTGASTILEVLGKEFSVAPTLDDVTEWLKLYRLVMIDDVHHLSVGARAELARYLKLWHEQGIRFFMIGIAKTAEAILGADPELAIRNDTWHISAQSPAFLGELMDKGEAALNIRFTKGGREVALRAAQGSPSIFQAICRIAAVEAEVLESQEELREVDVELPLIRDAVVRQYDGRYLAKIVSLARGRRQARSVHDTYYSIVDYVARSGKTQISQDEMYHKVVGSDAARTKSRLRNSFYRAMKNLPTVIEENQLSEILIFENGTLTIDDPVFRFYLDHLDFSRVRSQVNIRRIGYEYDVAVSFAGPDRVTVESLVRALEKSGLEVFYDFDEQAMLWGKDLRKELGRVYSEDAQFMIVCLSDEYPERDWTTFELEVGKEAAGKRTEDYLLPLIVGDHQPAIVGLPQTVGHLSLKNRSAEDVASLIQEKIAALPASRPNDEGEDASGASSEESEV, from the coding sequence ATGACTGAGGAAAGCGCAACGAAGCGCCGCACATACCCGTTGAGTGAGGTCTTCAACGAGGCGGGCTTGCCCGACGTGACGTACGTGCCGCCAGCAGAGGCGAAGCAGTTGAAGGGATCGCTCGCCACGACGGGGAAACACGTAACGCTGGTGGGACCTTCCGGGTCGGGCAAGTCAACCGTGGCAAACCGCGCATTAACTGAGCTCAAGCTCTCTGCGTCGGACGTCCACTCGTTGAGTGGACGGAGCTATACCGGCGCCTCGACAATTCTGGAAGTCCTCGGCAAGGAGTTCTCGGTCGCCCCAACGCTCGACGACGTCACAGAATGGTTAAAGCTTTATCGCCTTGTGATGATCGACGATGTGCATCACCTGTCAGTGGGAGCGCGAGCAGAACTCGCGCGCTATCTGAAGCTATGGCACGAGCAAGGCATCCGCTTCTTCATGATCGGAATCGCAAAGACCGCAGAGGCGATCCTCGGCGCGGACCCAGAGCTTGCGATTCGGAACGACACTTGGCACATCTCAGCACAGTCCCCCGCGTTCCTAGGGGAACTAATGGACAAGGGCGAGGCTGCGCTCAATATTCGCTTTACAAAAGGCGGTCGGGAGGTCGCGCTTCGTGCTGCTCAAGGTTCGCCTTCCATCTTCCAGGCGATCTGCAGGATTGCGGCCGTCGAGGCTGAGGTGCTCGAATCACAGGAAGAACTCCGCGAGGTGGACGTGGAACTCCCACTCATCCGAGACGCCGTGGTGCGTCAGTACGATGGCCGCTACCTGGCGAAGATTGTGAGCCTTGCCCGCGGCAGGCGTCAAGCGCGCTCCGTGCATGACACCTATTATTCGATTGTGGACTACGTCGCGCGCAGCGGAAAGACGCAGATCTCGCAAGACGAGATGTACCACAAAGTCGTAGGAAGCGATGCGGCGAGAACTAAGTCTCGGCTGCGCAATAGCTTCTATCGTGCCATGAAGAACCTGCCGACGGTCATCGAGGAGAACCAGCTATCGGAGATTCTGATCTTTGAAAACGGCACGTTGACGATCGACGACCCAGTTTTCCGGTTCTACCTCGATCACCTCGACTTTTCGCGCGTGCGCTCGCAAGTCAATATTCGACGTATCGGTTACGAGTACGACGTCGCCGTTTCGTTCGCGGGTCCGGATCGCGTCACGGTCGAGAGCCTCGTACGAGCGCTCGAAAAGAGCGGGCTTGAAGTCTTTTATGACTTTGACGAGCAGGCGATGCTATGGGGCAAGGACCTCCGAAAAGAACTTGGACGCGTTTACAGCGAGGACGCACAGTTCATGATCGTTTGCCTGTCGGACGAGTACCCGGAACGGGACTGGACAACGTTCGAGCTCGAGGTCGGGAAAGAAGCGGCGGGCAAGCGCACGGAGGACTATCTGCTGCCGCTGATCGTCGGCGACCATCAGCCGGCGATTGTTGGTCTGCCCCAGACAGTCGGCCATCTCTCACTGAAGAATCGGTCTGCTGAAGACGTCGCGTCGCTGATCCAAGAAAAGATCGCTGCGCTGCCGGCGTCACGTCCGAACGACGAGGGCGAGGACGCTTCGGGCGCATCCTCGGAAGAGTCCGAGGTGTGA
- a CDS encoding GyrI-like domain-containing protein, with amino-acid sequence MTAKIDLKRELDSYRAKPGEVRFVDVPPLSYLAIDGHGDPNGPAFAEALYPLAYALKMASKRELGRDFTVMPLEGLWSADDWSSFTDARDKTRWDWTLLILQPDWIDEAMLEAARERVAAKGAPEGSSAARLADGRLERLEEGRCVQTLHVGAFDDEGPVLARIHDEVLPAHGLRPRGRHHEIYLSDARRVEPARRRTILRQPVEPA; translated from the coding sequence ATGACCGCGAAGATCGACCTCAAGCGGGAGCTCGACTCCTACCGCGCGAAGCCGGGCGAGGTGCGCTTCGTCGACGTGCCGCCGCTGTCGTACCTCGCGATCGACGGGCACGGCGACCCGAACGGCCCCGCCTTCGCCGAGGCGCTCTACCCGCTCGCGTACGCGCTGAAGATGGCGAGCAAGCGCGAGCTCGGCCGCGACTTCACCGTCATGCCGCTCGAGGGGCTCTGGTCGGCCGACGACTGGTCGTCGTTCACGGATGCGCGCGACAAGACACGGTGGGACTGGACGCTGCTCATCCTGCAGCCCGATTGGATCGATGAGGCGATGCTCGAGGCGGCGCGCGAACGGGTCGCCGCGAAGGGCGCGCCGGAGGGTTCCTCCGCGGCCCGGCTCGCCGACGGCCGCCTCGAGCGGCTCGAGGAGGGCCGCTGCGTGCAGACGCTCCACGTCGGCGCGTTCGACGACGAGGGTCCGGTGCTCGCACGCATCCACGACGAGGTCCTGCCCGCCCACGGCCTCCGCCCCCGCGGGCGCCACCACGAGATTTACCTCAGCGACGCCCGCAGGGTCGAGCCGGCGAGGCGGCGGACGATCCTCCGCCAGCCCGTCGAGCCCGCGTGA
- a CDS encoding MetQ/NlpA family ABC transporter substrate-binding protein, which produces MRSTPFLATATAAALLLTGCGAQQSGSTDAGAESGAEPTTIQVAAVTSPMTDVVEAAGEAIADGFEIELVEVSDYVTANTLLNDGEIDANFSQHVPYMEGFNAANDGTLTGVQPVYNFVIAFYSKTLDDIADLPTGATVAIPDDASNTGRALKLLASEGVIELDPAVDPYEATVDDIAGNPKELEFLQIPISSLNTAYEEADLVFQWPSHISALGLNPEDDGLITELDDTFALHVVVREEDADSAATAALIEAFTSDAVREVIESNETIEVAF; this is translated from the coding sequence ATGCGCTCCACCCCCTTCCTCGCCACCGCGACGGCCGCCGCGCTCCTCCTCACCGGCTGCGGCGCGCAGCAGTCCGGCAGCACCGACGCAGGCGCCGAGAGCGGCGCCGAGCCGACGACCATCCAGGTGGCAGCGGTCACGTCGCCCATGACGGATGTGGTCGAGGCCGCAGGCGAGGCGATCGCGGACGGCTTCGAGATCGAGCTCGTCGAGGTCTCCGACTACGTCACCGCCAACACGCTGCTCAACGACGGCGAGATCGACGCGAACTTCTCGCAGCACGTGCCGTACATGGAGGGCTTCAACGCCGCCAACGACGGCACGCTCACCGGTGTGCAGCCGGTCTACAACTTCGTCATCGCGTTCTACTCGAAGACCCTCGACGACATCGCCGACCTCCCCACCGGGGCGACCGTCGCCATCCCCGACGACGCGTCGAACACCGGCCGGGCGCTCAAGCTGCTCGCGAGCGAGGGCGTCATCGAGCTCGACCCGGCGGTCGACCCCTACGAGGCGACGGTCGACGACATCGCCGGCAACCCCAAGGAGCTCGAGTTCCTGCAGATCCCGATCAGCTCGCTCAACACGGCCTACGAGGAGGCCGACCTCGTCTTCCAGTGGCCCTCGCACATCTCGGCGCTCGGGCTCAACCCCGAGGATGACGGCCTCATCACCGAGCTCGACGACACCTTCGCGCTGCACGTCGTCGTGCGCGAGGAGGACGCCGACTCGGCGGCGACCGCCGCGCTCATCGAGGCGTTCACGAGCGACGCGGTGCGCGAGGTGATCGAGTCGAACGAGACGATCGAGGTCGCCTTCTAG
- a CDS encoding methionine ABC transporter permease, which produces MEWITELLAQHGDAMGEALAETGYMLVVSLIAAVLVGLPLGMTVFLTDRGGLAEHRPVWSVANMYINIVRSFPFLLLVVFLIPFTRAVMGTSFGTQAATLPLCFVAVAIYARLVEQILREIPPGISLVARTMGATVPQAVLRVLLPEARSGLVYALTSAAISLLSYSTVLGVVGGGGIGDFAMRYGYQEYNDALMYITIAVIVVCVLALQGIGHRISVRLDHR; this is translated from the coding sequence GTGGAGTGGATCACGGAGCTGCTCGCGCAGCACGGCGACGCGATGGGGGAGGCGCTCGCCGAGACCGGCTACATGCTCGTCGTCTCGCTCATCGCCGCGGTGCTCGTCGGGCTGCCGCTCGGCATGACCGTGTTCCTCACCGATCGCGGCGGCCTCGCCGAGCACCGGCCCGTGTGGTCGGTCGCGAACATGTACATCAACATCGTCCGCTCCTTCCCGTTCCTGCTGCTCGTCGTCTTCCTCATCCCCTTCACGCGGGCCGTGATGGGCACGAGCTTCGGCACGCAGGCCGCGACCCTGCCGCTGTGCTTCGTCGCGGTCGCGATCTACGCGCGGCTCGTCGAGCAGATCCTGCGGGAGATCCCGCCGGGCATCTCGCTCGTCGCGCGCACGATGGGCGCGACCGTGCCGCAGGCCGTGCTCCGGGTGCTGCTGCCCGAGGCGCGCTCCGGGCTCGTCTACGCACTGACCTCCGCCGCGATCAGCCTGCTGTCCTACTCGACGGTGCTCGGCGTCGTCGGCGGCGGCGGCATCGGCGACTTCGCGATGCGCTACGGGTACCAGGAGTACAACGACGCGCTCATGTACATCACCATCGCTGTCATCGTCGTCTGCGTGCTCGCACTGCAGGGCATCGGCCACCGCATCTCCGTGCGGCTCGACCACCGCTGA
- a CDS encoding ATP-binding cassette domain-containing protein gives MQASGAPIVELAAVSKRYRGADDPRPALDDVDLTIHRGEIFGVIGESGAGKSTLLQVLSGLVAPDEGRVTVAGRDVGALDRRGLRELRRELGVVFQGIHLLSSRTVRANVALALQLVPRSARPSRAAQATAVDEMLDFVGLGHRADHYPAQLSGGERQRVGLARALVAKPALLLCDEPTSSLDTTTTADVLRVLERAREELGSTVIVITHDLDVVKALCDRAALLERGAVRELFAVARSDYRSLPSYREQVRRELM, from the coding sequence ATGCAAGCGAGCGGCGCGCCGATCGTCGAGCTCGCCGCCGTCTCGAAGCGCTACCGGGGCGCCGACGACCCGCGCCCAGCGCTCGACGACGTCGACCTCACGATCCACCGCGGCGAGATCTTCGGCGTCATCGGCGAGAGCGGCGCGGGGAAGTCGACGCTGCTGCAGGTGCTGAGCGGACTCGTCGCGCCCGACGAGGGGCGCGTCACCGTCGCCGGCCGCGACGTCGGTGCCCTCGACAGGCGCGGGCTCCGCGAGCTCCGGCGCGAGCTCGGCGTCGTCTTCCAGGGCATCCACCTGCTCAGCAGCCGCACCGTGCGCGCCAACGTGGCGCTCGCGCTGCAGCTCGTCCCCCGCAGCGCCCGGCCGTCGCGCGCGGCGCAAGCGACGGCGGTCGACGAGATGCTCGACTTCGTCGGCCTCGGCCACCGCGCCGACCACTACCCGGCGCAGCTCAGCGGCGGCGAGCGGCAGCGCGTCGGGCTCGCGCGCGCGCTCGTCGCGAAGCCGGCCCTGCTGCTGTGCGACGAGCCGACCTCGTCGCTCGACACGACCACGACCGCCGACGTGCTGCGCGTCCTCGAGCGGGCGCGCGAGGAGCTCGGCTCGACCGTGATCGTCATCACCCACGACCTCGACGTCGTCAAGGCGCTCTGCGACCGCGCGGCGCTCCTCGAGCGCGGCGCGGTGCGCGAGCTCTTCGCAGTGGCCCGCAGCGACTACCGGTCGCTGCCGAGCTACCGCGAGCAGGTGCGCCGGGAGCTGATGTAG
- a CDS encoding PepSY domain-containing protein — MAIDSKLRAPLLIAVAATGALALASCSGGGGNQQPQRSAEPVATSAAPDASESGSGSSAEPSESGHGIEGLESAIAAIELAERETGGVAYEIDDEDQDRAWEIDIADGTRQITVIVSGDGSSIVSTSDDAEEVDADDRAALDAAGITLVEALEAAADEIGEGSALDDASLEDDGDAQAWQVSFEDGGEVFVSITDGSILRVDGV, encoded by the coding sequence ATGGCCATCGACTCGAAGCTCCGTGCACCCCTCCTCATCGCCGTCGCCGCGACGGGCGCCCTCGCACTCGCGTCGTGCAGCGGCGGGGGCGGCAACCAGCAGCCCCAGCGCTCGGCCGAGCCGGTCGCGACTTCGGCGGCACCGGACGCGAGCGAGAGCGGCAGCGGCTCGAGCGCCGAGCCGAGCGAGTCCGGCCACGGCATCGAGGGCCTCGAGTCGGCCATCGCCGCGATCGAGCTCGCCGAGCGGGAGACCGGCGGCGTCGCCTACGAGATCGACGACGAGGACCAGGATCGCGCCTGGGAGATCGACATCGCCGACGGCACCCGCCAGATCACGGTCATCGTGAGCGGCGACGGCTCGTCGATCGTCTCGACCTCCGACGACGCCGAGGAGGTCGACGCCGACGACCGCGCCGCGCTCGATGCGGCGGGCATCACGCTCGTCGAGGCGCTCGAGGCGGCGGCCGACGAGATCGGCGAGGGCAGCGCGCTCGACGACGCCTCGCTCGAAGACGACGGCGACGCGCAGGCGTGGCAGGTCTCGTTCGAGGACGGCGGCGAGGTCTTCGTCTCGATCACCGACGGCTCGATCCTCCGCGTCGACGGCGTCTGA
- a CDS encoding aldose 1-epimerase family protein: MRPPTGQQFTIAHDVEGKRMRATVTEVAAGLRELTIEGLDLIEPFPEDARPAKAQGIVLAPWGGRVAGGDWRLRGEVQRLPITEREKGNASHGLLRFAPYRLLEQSASRVLLQATIYPQAGFPFLIDTFVAYELTDDGLVVTHEAINGGTERAPWACGAHPFLAVGGTPADELTLTVPAERVFNAVDLIPTEETLVDAMDASAPDLRAGRRLSELDIDHNYGGLDFVDGVATSSLLDEHGRGVELWQDDAYPYTVVFTPREFPAPDGARHAVAVEPMSAPANALNSGHGLVWLEPGESWRGRWGIAPVGI, from the coding sequence ATGCGGCCACCCACGGGACAGCAGTTCACGATCGCCCACGACGTCGAGGGCAAGCGGATGCGCGCCACGGTCACCGAGGTCGCCGCGGGCTTGCGAGAGCTCACGATCGAGGGGCTCGACCTCATCGAGCCCTTCCCGGAGGACGCCCGGCCGGCGAAGGCGCAGGGCATCGTGCTCGCCCCGTGGGGCGGGCGCGTCGCGGGCGGCGACTGGCGGCTGCGCGGCGAGGTCCAGCGGCTGCCGATCACCGAGCGGGAGAAGGGCAACGCGAGTCACGGCCTGCTGCGCTTCGCGCCCTACCGGCTGCTCGAGCAGTCCGCCTCACGGGTGCTGCTGCAGGCCACGATCTACCCGCAGGCCGGCTTCCCGTTCCTGATCGACACGTTCGTCGCGTACGAGCTCACCGACGACGGGCTCGTCGTCACGCACGAGGCGATCAACGGCGGCACCGAGCGCGCCCCGTGGGCGTGCGGCGCGCATCCGTTCCTCGCCGTCGGCGGCACGCCGGCCGACGAGCTGACCCTCACCGTGCCCGCCGAGCGCGTCTTCAACGCGGTCGACCTCATCCCGACCGAGGAGACCCTCGTCGATGCGATGGATGCGTCGGCGCCCGACCTGCGGGCAGGTCGACGGCTGTCGGAGCTCGACATCGACCACAACTACGGCGGGCTCGACTTCGTCGACGGGGTCGCGACCTCGTCGCTGCTCGACGAGCACGGGCGCGGCGTCGAGCTGTGGCAGGACGACGCCTATCCCTACACGGTCGTCTTCACGCCGCGCGAGTTCCCCGCGCCGGACGGCGCGCGGCACGCGGTCGCGGTCGAGCCGATGAGCGCGCCGGCGAACGCGCTCAACTCCGGTCACGGGCTCGTCTGGCTCGAGCCGGGCGAGTCGTGGCGAGGCCGCTGGGGCATCGCGCCGGTCGGCATCTGA
- a CDS encoding extracellular solute-binding protein — protein MTSRRLGAGAAALAATLALTACGGGGGGSADAAEFSTEFSGTVSAWGFENADDVGQSRLDHAEAVLGESDTTIEIDATAFDAQKFTTLAASGSVPDVVQMDRNFVATYAAQGLITPLDACFEAHGIDPDDRWYEQVVDDVEWNDQVWGVPQFYQPPAVLLNMRVLNDAGVTEEEIDPSNPDAFIAAAERMTTLEGSTPTRIGFDPQGVSKAALWMMSFGGGIIDDDGMPTLNRAENIEAVEFLQELYDAQGGYANVKSFVDSFDVFGDGNSYVNDTVGAAIWDQWYPNVLTAYAGEIEIAAVPMMAQDGEPITAASGQAFVIPTNAQNPSAGCAWALELTSPEAWQAAGEARAETTASNPDRQGINTGLFTGSPDVDQDLREQFADAAGFEGFDDVISTYYEVAAEGESFGASPAGQQIQSELQNAVTSALLGESSAEEALSQAQDAAMRAHEQVAGGQ, from the coding sequence ATGACGAGCAGAAGGTTGGGTGCGGGTGCTGCGGCGCTCGCGGCGACGCTGGCCCTGACGGCGTGCGGCGGTGGCGGCGGAGGCTCCGCCGATGCCGCGGAGTTCTCCACCGAGTTCTCGGGAACCGTGAGCGCGTGGGGCTTCGAGAACGCCGACGACGTCGGCCAGTCGCGGCTGGATCACGCCGAGGCGGTGCTGGGCGAGTCCGACACGACGATCGAGATCGACGCGACGGCGTTCGACGCGCAGAAGTTCACGACCCTCGCGGCGTCGGGCTCCGTGCCCGACGTCGTGCAGATGGACCGCAACTTCGTCGCGACCTACGCGGCGCAAGGGCTCATCACGCCGCTCGACGCGTGCTTCGAGGCCCACGGCATCGACCCGGACGACCGCTGGTACGAGCAGGTCGTCGATGACGTCGAGTGGAACGACCAGGTCTGGGGCGTGCCGCAGTTCTACCAGCCGCCTGCCGTGCTGCTGAACATGCGCGTCCTGAACGACGCGGGCGTGACCGAGGAGGAGATCGACCCGTCGAACCCCGACGCGTTCATCGCGGCCGCGGAGCGGATGACGACGCTCGAGGGCTCGACGCCCACGCGCATCGGCTTCGACCCCCAGGGCGTCTCGAAGGCCGCGCTGTGGATGATGAGCTTCGGCGGCGGCATCATCGACGACGACGGGATGCCGACGCTCAACCGCGCCGAGAACATCGAGGCGGTCGAGTTCCTGCAGGAGCTCTACGACGCGCAGGGCGGATACGCGAACGTCAAGAGCTTCGTCGACTCCTTCGACGTCTTCGGCGACGGGAACTCCTACGTGAACGACACCGTCGGCGCCGCGATCTGGGACCAGTGGTACCCGAACGTGCTGACCGCCTACGCGGGTGAGATCGAGATCGCCGCCGTGCCGATGATGGCGCAGGACGGCGAGCCCATCACGGCCGCGTCGGGCCAGGCGTTCGTCATCCCGACGAACGCGCAGAACCCGTCGGCCGGCTGCGCGTGGGCGCTCGAGCTCACCTCCCCCGAGGCATGGCAGGCCGCGGGCGAGGCGCGGGCCGAGACGACCGCGTCGAACCCCGACCGCCAGGGCATCAACACGGGCCTCTTCACGGGCTCGCCCGACGTCGACCAGGACCTGCGCGAGCAGTTCGCCGACGCGGCGGGCTTCGAGGGCTTCGACGACGTCATCTCGACGTACTACGAGGTCGCCGCGGAGGGTGAGTCGTTCGGGGCTTCGCCCGCCGGTCAGCAGATCCAGTCGGAGCTGCAGAACGCCGTGACGTCGGCGCTGCTGGGCGAGTCGAGTGCCGAGGAGGCGCTCTCGCAGGCTCAGGACGCGGCGATGCGCGCCCACGAGCAGGTGGCCGGCGGACAGTAG